In the Clostridium cellulovorans 743B genome, TGAATTCGGTTGGGATGATATTGGGACTTGGGCTTCAGTTGAAAGATATAGAGAAAAGGATGAGTTAAATAATTTAATTGATGGAAATATAAAGATTATTAATTCGCAAAATAATCTTATTATTGGTTCGAAAAAGCCAGTAATAGTAAAGGGTTTAGATGACATATATTTCATAGAAACAGATGACATGATAATAATTGGAAAGAAAGAGGAGATTAATGAGATTAAGGAGCTAAAAAACATCATAGAATAGAGTCTATATTTCAAATTTCTATCTTATTATAATTATTCTTTAAACGCTATTAGAATTAAAGTATTTGTATACGGTAGTTACTTTTCTAGTATTAAATGATATGAAAAAATATATTTCTTTCGTGGTATAAGAGGCTTATGAGAAATTCGTTAATATCTGATTTCAAGAGTTGTTATAGTTTTTCAGAATTATAACCATTATATGTATATTATCGTTCTATAGGGGGATACTTAGGTATCTTCCTTTTTTAATCTATAATATTTAGGAGAAACACCTTTGATATGTTTAAATACTTTTGAAAAACTTAAAGGGTCATTATAACCTACAGATTTGGAGATTTCACTAATAGTCAAACTGTTGTTTTTTAGGAATTCACAGGCCTTACCAATCTTATAACGAATAATATATTCTTTTGGAGATATACCAATATGTTTTTTAAAAATGGTACTAAAATAATTACGATTAAGTCCTATGGCTTTGGCTACAGCGTCAACAGAAGTAGAACCAGAATAATTTGTTTCTATGTATTGAAGTGCTTTACGTACATAGATATCTGAATGTTTATTAGTATCTAAGATATCCATAGCACTTATATCTATAAGTTCAGATAATATAATACTTAGATATCCTTGAAGTCTCAATTCATAGCCTGAAGAATAGAGATTAGCATTCATTATCTTAAAGAAGTATTCTTTTAGGATTTCACTTGTACAGTTGAAGATAAGGTTGTTCATATTTAAATTAGCACTTTCTAAATAAGCAGCAGCTTTTATACCTCTAAAACCTATCCATACATAAGTCCAAGGCTCGTTTTCATCTGCTTCATAGAAGGTTACCATATCAGGGAGTATCAAAAAACCATCGCCAGTGACCAATTCGTAAATTTTACCGTTGGCATGAAATTTCCCCTTACCAGCCAAAATATAATGAATTAAGTA is a window encoding:
- a CDS encoding AraC family transcriptional regulator; the protein is MMINERYIISESINKENRDLLVYHHGIEQCIPKHCYGPAIRDHYLIHYILAGKGKFHANGKIYELVTGDGFLILPDMVTFYEADENEPWTYVWIGFRGIKAAAYLESANLNMNNLIFNCTSEILKEYFFKIMNANLYSSGYELRLQGYLSIILSELIDISAMDILDTNKHSDIYVRKALQYIETNYSGSTSVDAVAKAIGLNRNYFSTIFKKHIGISPKEYIIRYKIGKACEFLKNNSLTISEISKSVGYNDPLSFSKVFKHIKGVSPKYYRLKKEDT